Proteins found in one Ptychodera flava strain L36383 chromosome 16, AS_Pfla_20210202, whole genome shotgun sequence genomic segment:
- the LOC139114686 gene encoding uncharacterized protein — protein MGRSKKSQAKKREKQKKVTELKKKKLKEKKTDRGGASKENTRVQTEPAKTRPSTGVSKYTVEQLLQKAEEYIDTLDYELALKFCQRALEVDENRVQALETAGTVYIELGDAESALKYFNRAVTLSPNNGFSKYMYLGQLNEGKQAIECFQKGVELMLKDREDGKEALEGACANPEETTTVSDRDISRAYCSMAEIYLTDSCFEEDAEQHCKDCLDKAIEADTDNAEAHQLLASYLLSINNPEDAKTAIEKSLSLWLPQWREHLEKSEVSEAFELCPLSYEVRISTAKILIELQLFLEAIEV, from the exons ATGGGAAGAAGTAAGAAAAGTCAAGCTAAGAAGagggaaaaacaaaagaaagttacAG AACTGAAGAAGAAGaaactgaaagagaaaaaaacagacAGAGGTGGTGCCAGTAAGGAGAATACCCGTGTCCAAACAGAACCAGCAAAAACCAGACCCAGTACTGGTGTTTCTAAGTATACTGTTGAACAATTATTGCAAAAG GCTGAAGAATACATAGATACCCTTGACTATGAATTGGCATTGAAATTTTGCCAGAGAGCTCTGGAAGTTGATGAAAATAGAGTTCAGGCACTGGAAACAGCAGGAACTGTTTACATTGAACTCGGAGATGCAGAAAGTGCTCTAAAA TATTTTAACAGAGCAGTCACACTGAGCCCTAACAATGGGTTTTCCAAGTATATGTATCTTGGTCAGCTGAATGAAGGAAAACAAGCCATAGAATGTTTTCAAAAGGGTGTTGAACTCATGTTGAAGGACAGAGAAGATGGAAAAGAG GCACTTGAAGGAGCCTGTGCGAATCCAGAAGAAACAACAACAGTCTCTGATCGTGATATCTCTAGGGCGTACTGCTCCATGGCGGAGATCTACCTTACAGACTCATG TTTTGAAGAGGATGCGGAGCAGCATTGCAAAGACTGTTTAGACAAAGCCATTGAAGCAGACACAGACAATGCGGAGGCCCATCAACTACTTGCAAGTTATCTTCTCAGTATAAACAACCCTGAG GATGCAAAAACAGCTATTGAAAAAAGTTTATCGTTATGGTTACCACAGTGGCGTGAGCATTTGGAGAAATCTGAAGTTTCTGAAGCATTTGAGTTGTGCCCACTCAGTTATGAAGTCAGGATATCCACCGCTAAAATACTGATTGAGTTGCAGTTATTCCTG GAGGCGATAGAAGTTTAG
- the LOC139115031 gene encoding uncharacterized protein: MAPRKQPRRSSNKKNKKHGRNENKRTAKTAAQIYKMKDPHVFEKHVYEQSEVAFPDYKVNKQVTIGKVRVDIKMDNRKKKQTIIIETKYYKSDLGKEEVDQVIDYIEQAKAVGGIMVVLKDTNIDEGNEKLMKKSRIKLVRANYHLRANLKKAEADLTEE, encoded by the exons ATGGCGCCAAGAAAGCAACCTCGCCGTTCGAGCAACAAGAAGAACAAGAAGCATGGGaggaatgaaaacaaa AGGACAGCAAAGACAGCCGCTCAAATCTATAAAATGAAGGATCCCCATGTATTCGAAAAGCATGTCTATGAACAGTCTGAGGTGGCCTTTCCAGACTACAAGGTCAATAAACAGGTAACAATAGGAAAAGTCAGAGTGGACATAAAGATGGACAATCGAAAGAAGAAACAAACTATCATAATTGAAACAAAATACTATAAGAGTGATCTTGGCAAGGAGGAAGTGGATCAAGTTATTGATTACATTGAGCAGGCAAAGGCTGTTGGAGGCATCATGGTGGTCCTCAAGGACACGAATATTGACGAGGGGAATGAAAAGTTGATGAAAAAGAGCAGGATCAAACTGGTCAGAGCCAATTACCACCTGAGGGCTAATCTCAAGAAAGCTGAAGCTGACCTGACAGAAGAGTGA